Proteins encoded within one genomic window of Alkalilimnicola sp. S0819:
- a CDS encoding symmetrical bis(5'-nucleosyl)-tetraphosphatase: MAIYAIGDIQGCYRSLRALLEQLRYSPQRDELWFTGDLVNRGPDSLATLRFVRDLGERATVVLGNHDLHLLAVWSGHARLKRGDSLSQVLDAPDCDELMHWLRGRPLLHHDAELGAVLTHAGLLPAWDLATASACATEVEQVLRGEAFPTLMAKLYGNEPDQWSEDLTGHERQRLIVNAFTRMRYCDAHGRLALRHKGAPGSQPEGLMPWFEAPGRAHRREDGTIVFGHWSTLGYVDRPGILALDTGCLWGGQLTAVRLDGPQRERHSLPCEAAMRPQAG, encoded by the coding sequence GTGGCCATATATGCCATAGGCGACATACAGGGCTGCTACCGCTCGCTGCGGGCGCTGCTGGAGCAACTCCGGTACTCGCCCCAACGCGATGAGCTCTGGTTCACCGGCGATCTGGTCAACCGCGGCCCGGACTCCCTCGCCACCCTGCGCTTCGTGCGCGATCTGGGCGAACGGGCCACGGTGGTGCTGGGCAACCACGACCTGCACCTGCTCGCCGTCTGGTCCGGCCATGCGCGTCTGAAGCGCGGGGACAGCCTCAGCCAGGTGCTGGACGCCCCCGATTGCGATGAGTTGATGCACTGGCTGCGCGGGAGGCCGCTGCTGCACCACGACGCCGAACTCGGGGCGGTGCTCACCCACGCCGGGCTGCTGCCGGCCTGGGACCTGGCCACCGCCAGCGCCTGCGCGACGGAAGTCGAGCAGGTTCTGCGGGGCGAGGCTTTCCCCACGCTGATGGCCAAGCTCTACGGCAACGAGCCGGACCAATGGTCGGAGGACCTGACCGGCCACGAGCGGCAGCGCTTGATCGTCAATGCCTTCACCCGCATGCGTTACTGCGATGCCCATGGGCGGCTGGCATTGCGACACAAGGGCGCGCCCGGGAGCCAGCCGGAAGGCCTGATGCCCTGGTTCGAAGCGCCCGGGCGGGCGCACAGGCGCGAGGATGGGACGATCGTGTTCGGCCACTGGTCCACCCTGGGGTACGTGGATAGACCGGGGATTCTGGCGCTGGATACCGGGTGCCTGTGGGGCGGGCAGTTGACCGCGGTGCGACTGGATGGGCCACAACGGGAACGGCACAGCCTGCCTTGTGAGGCGGCGATGCGGCCCCAGGCCGGGTGA
- the apaG gene encoding Co2+/Mg2+ efflux protein ApaG, with protein sequence MSEDTKYSIRVQVEPSYLEEQSRPEDDRYVFAYTVTITNTGSLGARLVSRHWIIADGDGREQEVRGEGVVGEQPWLSPGAVYRYTSGAVLDSPLGSMRGSYTLQAEDGRDFQAPIPAFTLAVPRTLH encoded by the coding sequence ATGAGCGAGGACACCAAATACAGTATCCGGGTACAGGTGGAACCCAGCTATCTGGAGGAGCAGTCCCGTCCAGAGGACGACCGCTATGTGTTCGCCTACACCGTGACCATCACCAACACGGGCAGCCTGGGGGCGCGACTGGTCAGCCGGCACTGGATCATCGCCGACGGTGACGGCCGCGAGCAGGAAGTGCGTGGCGAGGGCGTGGTGGGCGAGCAGCCCTGGCTGTCGCCGGGCGCGGTGTACCGCTACACCAGCGGCGCCGTGCTGGACAGCCCCCTGGGCAGCATGCGCGGCAGCTATACCCTGCAGGCGGAGGATGGCCGGGATTTCCAGGCCCCCATCCCCGCCTTCACCCTGGCCGTACCCAGAACCTTGCACTGA
- the tal gene encoding transaldolase produces the protein MSTANPLKKLGEFGQSIWFDNIHRDMLRAGLLAEMIERDGLKGVTSNPTIFEKAITGSAAYDEAIASAVRANPSWDSEALFNHLAVEDIRAGADELRGVHEASAGRDGFISIEVSPRLARDAAGTVAEGLRLHAWIDRPNVMIKVPATTEGLEAIEALTREGISVNVTLLFAVSRYEEVVEAWLRGLEARHAAGKPLAHIASVASFFVSRVDSAVDKALDELGVQDFQGRAAIANARAAYRHFQQAFSGERWEALEAAGAQLQRLLWASTGTKNPAYSDVLYVEELIGEHTVNTVPPATYEAYRDHGEPAARLAEDLDEPARILATLRGYGVDLAAITETLERDGIQAFVDSYDNLLRALEDKAARLLSDRQAAG, from the coding sequence ATGAGCACTGCTAACCCCTTGAAGAAACTCGGCGAATTCGGCCAGAGCATCTGGTTCGACAATATCCACCGCGATATGCTCCGCGCGGGCCTGCTCGCCGAAATGATCGAGCGCGACGGCCTCAAGGGCGTCACCTCCAACCCGACGATCTTCGAGAAGGCCATCACCGGCAGCGCGGCTTACGACGAAGCCATTGCCAGCGCCGTGCGCGCCAACCCCAGCTGGGACAGCGAGGCGCTGTTCAACCACCTGGCGGTGGAGGACATTCGCGCCGGCGCCGATGAGCTGCGCGGCGTGCACGAGGCAAGCGCCGGGCGCGACGGCTTCATCAGCATCGAAGTCTCGCCGCGCCTGGCGCGCGATGCCGCCGGCACCGTGGCCGAGGGCCTGCGCCTGCATGCCTGGATCGACCGCCCCAATGTGATGATCAAGGTGCCCGCCACCACCGAGGGCCTGGAGGCCATCGAGGCGCTGACCCGCGAAGGCATCAGCGTGAACGTCACCCTGCTCTTCGCCGTGAGCCGCTACGAGGAAGTGGTGGAAGCCTGGCTGCGCGGCCTGGAAGCACGGCATGCCGCCGGCAAGCCGCTGGCGCACATCGCCTCGGTGGCGAGCTTCTTCGTCAGCCGCGTGGACAGCGCGGTAGACAAGGCGCTGGATGAACTGGGCGTGCAGGATTTCCAGGGCCGCGCGGCCATCGCCAATGCCCGTGCGGCCTATCGCCACTTCCAGCAGGCCTTCAGCGGCGAGCGCTGGGAGGCGCTGGAGGCCGCCGGCGCGCAGCTGCAGCGCCTGCTCTGGGCCAGCACCGGCACCAAGAACCCGGCCTACAGCGATGTGCTGTATGTGGAAGAGCTGATCGGTGAGCACACGGTAAACACCGTGCCCCCGGCCACTTACGAGGCCTACCGCGATCACGGCGAACCCGCCGCGCGCCTGGCCGAGGATCTGGACGAGCCGGCCCGCATTCTGGCGACCCTGCGCGGTTACGGGGTGGACTTGGCGGCGATCACCGAGACACTGGAGCGCGACGGCATCCAGGCCTTCGTGGATTCCTACGACAATCTGCTCCGGGCCCTGGAGGACAAGGCCGCCCGCCTGCTGTCCGACCGCCAGGCGGCCGGCTGA
- the ssb gene encoding single-stranded DNA-binding protein — MARGVNKVILIGNLGVDPETRYMPSGSAVTNIRIATSESWRDKQTGEQQERTEWHTVVFFNKLAEIAGEYLRKGSKVYVEGSLRTRKWQGKDGQDRYSTEIVANEMQMLDSRGGGSAPMGGGGQSRPQQQSGGYDDAPRQQPAPAQNAPEPDFDDDIPF; from the coding sequence ATGGCCAGAGGCGTGAACAAAGTCATCCTGATCGGCAACCTGGGCGTGGACCCGGAAACCCGATACATGCCCTCCGGCTCGGCCGTGACCAACATCCGCATCGCGACCTCGGAGAGCTGGCGCGACAAGCAGACCGGCGAGCAGCAGGAGCGTACCGAGTGGCACACGGTGGTGTTCTTCAACAAGCTGGCCGAAATCGCCGGCGAGTACCTGCGCAAGGGCTCCAAGGTCTACGTGGAAGGCAGCCTGCGCACCCGCAAGTGGCAGGGCAAGGACGGCCAGGACCGTTACAGCACCGAGATCGTCGCCAACGAAATGCAGATGCTCGATTCCCGCGGCGGCGGCTCCGCCCCCATGGGTGGCGGCGGCCAGAGCCGGCCCCAGCAGCAGTCGGGTGGCTATGACGACGCCCCGCGCCAGCAGCCCGCCCCCGCCCAGAACGCGCCGGAGCCGGATTTCGACGACGACATTCCGTTCTGA
- a CDS encoding MBL fold metallo-hydrolase RNA specificity domain-containing protein translates to MDGYPRILHHGAAEGVTGSCHRLQIAADRALLIDCGLFQGAEAGGQDTLSRHRIDFPLDDLLALIVTHVHIDHVGRLPYLLAAGYQGPILCSRPSAELLPLVIEDALKVGFTRDARLIQRFLAEVGERLLPLDYKQWHTLVDDARQRVRVRLQRAGHILGSAYVEIDVQDHERGGERRIVFSGDLGAPHAPLLPAPKSPQRADVVVLESTYGDRRHEGRAERRERLRGAIDRALTDQGTVIIPAFSIGRTQELLYELEGLIHRAREPRWQGLEIIVDSPLAARFTDSYRRLKPYWDAEAHARVRSGRHPLSFDNLYTVDSHAEHLQTVDYLARTGRPAVVLAASGMAAGGRVVNYLKAMLEDPRHAVLFVGYQAAGTPGRDIQRYGPSGGWVVLDGRRYEIRARVESLSGYSAHADQKDLLNFIGRMGHRPEEVRLIHGDVPAQRTLQAELQRQARARGEPLRVTRAEDHMA, encoded by the coding sequence ATGGACGGGTACCCCCGCATCCTGCACCACGGCGCCGCCGAGGGCGTCACCGGCAGCTGCCACCGGCTGCAGATCGCCGCCGACCGGGCCCTGCTCATCGACTGCGGCCTGTTCCAGGGCGCCGAGGCCGGCGGGCAGGACACCCTCAGCCGCCACCGCATCGACTTTCCCCTCGATGACCTGCTCGCGCTCATCGTCACCCACGTGCACATCGACCACGTGGGGCGCCTGCCGTACCTGCTGGCCGCCGGCTACCAGGGGCCGATTCTCTGCTCCCGCCCCTCCGCCGAGCTGCTGCCGCTGGTCATCGAGGATGCCCTGAAAGTGGGCTTTACCCGGGATGCGCGGCTGATCCAGCGCTTTCTCGCCGAGGTGGGCGAGCGCCTGCTGCCGCTGGACTACAAGCAATGGCACACCCTGGTGGATGATGCCCGCCAGCGGGTGCGAGTCCGCCTGCAGCGCGCCGGCCATATCCTGGGCTCGGCCTATGTGGAAATCGACGTGCAGGACCATGAGCGGGGTGGCGAGCGGCGCATCGTCTTCTCGGGGGATCTGGGCGCACCCCATGCGCCGCTGCTGCCGGCGCCGAAATCCCCGCAGCGGGCCGACGTGGTGGTGCTGGAGAGCACCTACGGTGATCGCCGCCACGAGGGCCGGGCCGAACGTCGCGAGCGGCTGCGCGGCGCCATCGACCGGGCGCTGACCGATCAGGGCACGGTCATCATTCCCGCCTTCAGCATAGGGCGCACCCAGGAGCTGCTCTACGAGCTGGAAGGGCTGATCCACCGGGCGCGCGAGCCGCGCTGGCAGGGTCTGGAGATCATCGTCGACTCCCCCTTGGCCGCGCGCTTCACCGACTCCTATCGCCGCCTCAAGCCGTACTGGGACGCCGAGGCCCACGCCCGGGTGCGCTCCGGGCGGCACCCCTTAAGCTTCGACAACCTCTATACCGTGGACAGCCACGCCGAGCATCTGCAGACCGTGGATTACCTGGCCCGCACCGGGCGGCCGGCCGTGGTGCTGGCGGCGAGCGGCATGGCCGCCGGGGGGCGGGTGGTGAATTATCTCAAAGCCATGCTGGAAGACCCGCGCCATGCGGTGTTGTTCGTCGGCTACCAGGCTGCCGGCACGCCGGGGCGGGATATTCAGCGCTACGGGCCGAGCGGGGGCTGGGTGGTGTTGGATGGGCGGCGGTATGAGATTCGCGCTCGGGTGGAGAGCTTGTCGGGATATTCGGCCCACGCCGATCAGAAGGATCTGCTGAACTTCATCGGCCGCATGGGCCATCGTCCGGAGGAGGTTCGGCTGATTCATGGTGATGTCCCCGCCCAGCGCACCCTGCAGGCCGAGCTGCAGCGCCAGGCGCGGGCCCGGGGCGAACCGCTACGGGTTACCCGCGCGGAAGATCACATGGCGTGA
- a CDS encoding CcdB family protein, translating to MARFDIFENEGGAGYLLDVQSDLLSGLNTRVVVPLLPRASAPSPAQRLNPVFSIQGREFVMATQYMAAVPGGELRSGVGSLAEEQGEISAALDMLFLGF from the coding sequence ATGGCCCGTTTCGACATCTTCGAGAACGAGGGGGGCGCCGGCTACCTGCTGGACGTTCAGTCTGACCTGCTCAGTGGTCTGAACACCCGGGTTGTGGTGCCACTTTTGCCCAGAGCCTCCGCACCGTCCCCTGCCCAGCGGCTGAACCCCGTGTTTAGCATCCAAGGCCGGGAGTTCGTTATGGCGACACAGTACATGGCTGCGGTACCGGGGGGCGAATTGCGTTCTGGCGTTGGTAGTCTTGCTGAAGAACAGGGGGAAATTTCCGCCGCTTTGGACATGCTGTTCTTGGGTTTTTGA
- a CDS encoding type II toxin-antitoxin system CcdA family antitoxin: MYTAEITRPSRRPTNLSLDNALLKEAKALGINVSRAAEAGIAEAVKRYKQERWLKENAQAVASSNAYVEANGLPLARHRQF, encoded by the coding sequence ATGTACACTGCTGAAATCACCAGACCCTCCCGCAGGCCAACGAATCTATCGCTGGACAACGCTCTTCTCAAAGAGGCAAAGGCTTTGGGAATCAACGTCTCACGGGCCGCCGAGGCGGGGATCGCGGAGGCTGTGAAGCGATACAAGCAGGAGAGATGGCTGAAAGAAAACGCCCAGGCTGTGGCAAGCTCAAACGCCTACGTGGAAGCGAACGGCTTGCCGCTCGCGCGGCACCGTCAGTTCTGA
- a CDS encoding DegT/DnrJ/EryC1/StrS family aminotransferase, whose product MQFVDLAAQQALIREDLDRRIKRVLDHGQYIMGPEVAELEETLAEYVGVPHAISCSSGTDALILPLLARGIGPGDAVFTTPFTFMATAEVISLLGATPIFVDIEPDTFNIDPTQLQAAIQAVREGDASFYPVPQKILDQGLTPKAVIAVDLFGLPADYERIEPLCQAEGLMLIEDAAQSFGGAIGERRVGSFGDAAATSFFPAKPFGGYGDGGMVFTADAELAEVMRSLRVHGQGADRYDNVRIGLNARLDTLQAAVLLAKWSLFADEVALRQENAGRYTALIKEQLPQVVTPTLPARYVSGWAQYTLRFVQGRDQRKAALDAIGVPSAIYYPIPLSLQAAYAGLGYRPGSLPDAERIAEQVLSLPFGPYIQEVDQQQVIAALA is encoded by the coding sequence ATGCAGTTCGTCGACTTGGCCGCCCAGCAAGCCCTGATCCGCGAGGATCTGGACCGGCGCATCAAGCGGGTGCTGGACCATGGCCAGTACATTATGGGCCCCGAGGTCGCGGAGCTGGAAGAAACCTTGGCCGAGTACGTCGGCGTGCCCCACGCGATCTCCTGCTCCTCGGGCACCGACGCGTTGATCCTGCCCCTGCTCGCCCGCGGTATCGGGCCGGGGGATGCGGTGTTCACCACGCCATTCACCTTCATGGCTACCGCCGAGGTTATCTCGCTGCTGGGGGCCACGCCCATATTCGTCGATATCGAGCCCGACACCTTCAATATTGACCCGACGCAGCTGCAGGCCGCCATTCAGGCGGTGCGCGAGGGTGATGCCAGCTTTTACCCCGTGCCCCAGAAGATCCTTGACCAGGGGCTCACCCCCAAGGCGGTGATTGCCGTGGATCTGTTCGGCCTGCCTGCCGACTACGAACGCATCGAGCCCCTGTGCCAAGCGGAAGGCTTGATGCTCATTGAAGACGCCGCCCAGTCCTTCGGTGGTGCCATCGGCGAGCGCCGGGTAGGCAGCTTTGGCGATGCCGCGGCTACCAGCTTCTTCCCCGCCAAGCCCTTCGGCGGTTACGGCGATGGCGGCATGGTGTTCACCGCCGACGCAGAACTGGCCGAAGTCATGCGCTCCCTGCGGGTGCACGGCCAAGGCGCGGATCGCTACGACAATGTGCGCATTGGGCTGAACGCGCGGCTGGATACGCTGCAGGCGGCGGTGTTGCTGGCGAAGTGGAGCTTGTTCGCGGACGAGGTGGCGTTACGTCAGGAAAACGCCGGCCGCTACACGGCCCTGATCAAGGAGCAGCTGCCCCAAGTGGTTACGCCGACGCTGCCGGCCCGCTATGTGTCGGGGTGGGCGCAGTATACGCTGCGCTTTGTGCAGGGGCGGGATCAGCGCAAAGCGGCACTGGATGCGATAGGGGTGCCCAGCGCTATTTATTACCCGATTCCGCTATCGCTGCAGGCGGCTTATGCTGGTCTGGGGTATCGTCCGGGTAGTTTGCCGGATGCGGAGCGCATCGCAGAGCAGGTGCTCAGTCTGCCATTCGGCCCTTATATCCAGGAGGTGGATCAGCAGCAGGTTATCGCCGCCCTTGCGTGA
- a CDS encoding Wzz/FepE/Etk N-terminal domain-containing protein, with the protein MSSSQLSGASLPTEAGALPDNWNDNEISLFDLWEVLVCRRWWIIGALVVVLLAAGAYLFLVPPVYESRSVVQLSKVAGVPVVTLEVTAMGLREGYKVGDPDRPRPYLESVSKDESGGDALVITALGQSPDEAQAYLAMVARKLLEAQEQQFGSVLQIQRAAFNRVESQLSMLKQLLAAHQVAVVADGADEALRALLVLQSAGLQASLQSLEERRAELALSLSRQSTYSASIIREPTLPVRPVRPQPVLVLLIALGLGGALGVSIALFVEFLQKARLRSAARAAEGAGGRQ; encoded by the coding sequence ATGTCCTCCTCTCAACTCTCCGGTGCCAGTCTTCCCACCGAGGCCGGTGCTTTGCCAGATAACTGGAACGACAACGAGATCAGCCTGTTTGATCTGTGGGAAGTACTGGTTTGTCGTCGTTGGTGGATCATTGGCGCGTTGGTCGTTGTGCTATTGGCCGCCGGTGCCTATCTCTTTCTTGTGCCGCCTGTCTACGAGAGTCGGAGCGTCGTACAGCTGTCCAAGGTGGCTGGCGTGCCGGTGGTTACACTCGAAGTCACCGCTATGGGGCTGCGCGAAGGTTACAAAGTTGGCGACCCCGACCGTCCTAGGCCATATCTGGAAAGCGTGTCCAAGGACGAAAGCGGCGGTGATGCCTTGGTGATCACGGCGTTGGGTCAATCACCCGACGAGGCGCAGGCGTACTTGGCCATGGTGGCGAGAAAGCTGCTGGAGGCACAAGAGCAGCAGTTCGGCTCGGTCCTTCAAATTCAGCGCGCGGCCTTCAATAGGGTGGAATCCCAGCTTTCAATGCTCAAGCAGCTATTGGCTGCCCATCAGGTGGCGGTTGTCGCCGACGGAGCGGACGAAGCGCTCCGAGCATTGCTGGTGCTGCAAAGCGCGGGGCTGCAGGCTAGCCTGCAGTCTCTTGAAGAGCGCCGCGCGGAGCTCGCCTTGTCCCTGTCGCGTCAATCCACCTACTCGGCGTCGATAATCCGTGAACCGACGCTGCCCGTGCGGCCCGTGCGGCCACAGCCGGTGTTGGTTCTTCTGATTGCCCTGGGCCTGGGGGGGGCGCTGGGCGTGTCCATTGCCTTGTTCGTGGAGTTTCTGCAAAAAGCGCGTCTGCGTAGCGCTGCCCGTGCCGCCGAAGGGGCCGGGGGCAGGCAATGA
- a CDS encoding NAD-dependent 4,6-dehydratase LegB produces MKKVLVTGADGFIGSHLTELLVDEGYQVKALSQYNSFNYWGWLEDAQCLKDIEVLTGDVRDPHYCRHITKDVDLVFHLAALIAIPYSYVAPDSYVDANIKGTLNICQAALDNGVERVIHTSTSEVYGTAQYVPIDEAHPLQPQSPYSASKIAADAMAMSYYNAFGLPLTVARPFNTYGPRQSARAVIPTIIAQIASGKKQIQLGDVSPTRDFNYVEDTCRGFLALARCEQAIGRTVNIASNYEISVGDTLEIIRELMRSDVEFVTDSQRLRPGKSEVFRLWGDNRLIRELAGFEPRYDIRAGLQKTIDWFVQPANLAKYKADIYNV; encoded by the coding sequence ATGAAGAAAGTACTGGTTACCGGCGCCGACGGTTTTATCGGCTCTCATCTTACCGAGCTGCTTGTCGATGAGGGTTATCAGGTCAAGGCCCTCTCTCAGTATAATTCCTTCAACTACTGGGGTTGGTTGGAGGATGCCCAATGCCTGAAGGACATCGAAGTGCTGACGGGCGATGTCCGCGATCCCCATTATTGCCGGCATATCACCAAGGATGTCGATCTGGTTTTCCACCTGGCGGCGTTGATCGCAATACCCTATTCCTATGTGGCGCCCGACAGCTATGTAGATGCCAACATCAAGGGAACGCTCAACATCTGCCAGGCCGCGCTGGATAATGGTGTCGAGCGGGTCATTCACACCTCCACCAGCGAGGTGTACGGCACGGCACAGTATGTGCCGATCGACGAGGCGCATCCGCTCCAGCCCCAGTCTCCCTACAGCGCTTCGAAAATAGCCGCCGACGCCATGGCGATGAGTTACTACAACGCCTTCGGTCTTCCGTTGACGGTGGCGCGGCCCTTCAACACCTACGGCCCGCGCCAGTCGGCACGTGCCGTGATTCCGACGATCATTGCCCAGATCGCCAGCGGCAAGAAGCAGATCCAGCTTGGCGATGTCTCCCCGACCCGCGACTTCAATTACGTGGAGGACACCTGCCGGGGGTTTCTGGCGCTCGCGCGTTGCGAGCAGGCGATAGGGCGGACCGTCAATATAGCTTCCAACTACGAGATTTCCGTAGGGGATACGCTGGAAATAATCCGAGAGCTTATGCGCAGCGACGTGGAGTTCGTGACCGATTCCCAGCGCCTGCGGCCGGGCAAGTCCGAGGTGTTCCGGCTGTGGGGCGACAATCGGTTGATCCGGGAGTTGGCCGGGTTCGAGCCCAGATACGACATTCGTGCCGGCCTGCAGAAAACCATCGACTGGTTCGTCCAGCCGGCGAACCTGGCCAAGTATAAAGCCGACATTTACAACGTCTGA
- a CDS encoding LegC family aminotransferase — protein MFKPLIRFVREQFQTQEFIPLHAPVFAGKERDYVLETIDSTFVSSVGAYVDRFEREMAAYTRSPSAVATVNGTAALHVALRLAGVGPDDLVLTQPLTFVASCNAIRYCGAEPVFVDVDRHTLGLSPVALEAWLTEHAFLDDEGRCRLKADRRAVKACLPMHTFGHPVDLDGVLAVCQRWGLVLVEDAAESLGSHYKGRHTGTVGQLGALSFNGNKIITTGGGGMLLADEHLGRRAKHLTTTAKQPHPYEYVHDELAYNYRLPNLNAAMGCAQLEQLETFVDAKRRLAADYQAELATSPVQFIREPEGCRSNYWLNAVLCEDHQQRDALLQATNEAGIMTRPIWRLMNRLPMYAGCLRGDLANAQWLEARVVNLPSSVPPNEART, from the coding sequence ATGTTCAAGCCGCTGATACGCTTCGTCCGCGAGCAATTCCAGACGCAGGAATTCATTCCCTTGCACGCCCCGGTGTTTGCAGGGAAAGAGCGCGATTACGTGCTTGAAACGATCGACTCCACCTTTGTCTCCAGCGTCGGCGCCTATGTCGATCGGTTCGAGCGGGAGATGGCCGCCTACACGCGTAGCCCGTCCGCGGTTGCGACCGTCAATGGCACCGCCGCACTTCACGTGGCCTTGCGCCTGGCGGGGGTCGGCCCGGACGATCTGGTGCTGACCCAGCCGCTGACCTTTGTCGCCAGCTGCAATGCCATCCGGTATTGCGGTGCTGAGCCGGTGTTCGTGGATGTCGATCGTCATACGCTGGGGCTCTCGCCGGTCGCGCTGGAAGCCTGGCTCACGGAGCATGCCTTCCTCGACGATGAAGGCCGGTGTCGGCTCAAGGCCGATCGGCGGGCAGTCAAGGCCTGTTTGCCGATGCACACGTTTGGCCACCCGGTGGATCTCGATGGCGTCTTGGCCGTCTGCCAACGGTGGGGGCTGGTCCTGGTCGAGGACGCGGCTGAGTCCTTGGGCAGCCACTACAAGGGCCGTCATACCGGTACGGTGGGGCAGCTGGGGGCCCTGAGCTTCAATGGCAACAAGATCATCACGACCGGGGGCGGGGGTATGCTGCTGGCGGATGAGCATCTCGGCCGCCGTGCCAAGCACCTGACGACCACCGCGAAACAGCCCCACCCCTACGAATACGTGCATGACGAGCTTGCGTACAATTACCGCTTGCCGAATCTCAATGCCGCCATGGGCTGCGCGCAGCTTGAACAGCTGGAAACCTTCGTCGACGCCAAGCGGCGCCTTGCCGCCGATTATCAGGCGGAGCTGGCGACCAGCCCCGTGCAATTCATTCGCGAGCCGGAGGGCTGTCGCAGCAATTACTGGCTGAACGCGGTGTTGTGCGAAGACCACCAGCAGCGTGATGCCTTGCTGCAGGCGACCAATGAGGCCGGCATCATGACGCGCCCGATCTGGCGGCTGATGAACCGTTTGCCGATGTACGCCGGTTGTCTGCGGGGCGATCTGGCCAATGCACAGTGGCTGGAGGCGCGGGTGGTGAATCTGCCGAGCAGCGTGCCGCCCAACGAGGCGCGCACTTGA
- a CDS encoding acetyltransferase, translated as MAGGAGGESAEQRAAQRGAHLSKRARVVVLGAGGHARVLVDALACAGREVAGALDPAMAMGVTPHGLEILGADDWLENAGPDDVQLVNGLGANPDTGLRRAVYEKWTRRGFSFTEVRHPGALVARSARLGAGAQIMAGAVVQAAASLADNVVINTGAIIEHDASLGAHVFVAPGAILCGAVDLGEGVFIGAGAVVLPGRTVGPGAMVAAGAIVNRDVAAGRRVYGSPARERTGTASPSTQPKSL; from the coding sequence GTGGCTGGAGGCGCGGGTGGTGAATCTGCCGAGCAGCGTGCCGCCCAACGAGGCGCGCACTTGAGCAAGAGGGCGCGAGTAGTCGTTCTGGGTGCGGGCGGGCACGCCCGTGTCCTGGTCGACGCCTTGGCATGCGCAGGGCGAGAGGTTGCCGGGGCGCTGGATCCTGCCATGGCGATGGGCGTCACCCCCCACGGCCTGGAAATACTGGGTGCCGATGATTGGCTGGAGAACGCTGGCCCTGACGATGTGCAACTGGTCAATGGCCTGGGGGCAAATCCGGATACCGGCTTGCGCCGCGCAGTTTATGAAAAGTGGACGCGGCGGGGCTTCAGTTTTACCGAAGTACGCCATCCTGGCGCCTTGGTGGCTCGCTCTGCCCGACTGGGCGCCGGTGCCCAGATCATGGCGGGGGCCGTGGTGCAGGCGGCGGCCTCCCTGGCGGACAACGTGGTGATCAATACCGGCGCCATTATCGAGCATGATGCCAGCTTGGGGGCTCATGTGTTCGTGGCGCCCGGTGCGATACTCTGTGGCGCCGTGGACCTGGGTGAGGGGGTGTTTATCGGCGCGGGGGCGGTCGTGCTGCCGGGCCGGACGGTGGGCCCGGGCGCCATGGTGGCCGCGGGTGCCATAGTCAACCGGGACGTTGCCGCGGGGCGGCGGGTGTACGGCTCTCCCGCCCGCGAGCGCACGGGCACGGCGTCCCCTTCCACGCAGCCGAAGTCACTATGA